AATTGAGGAAAAATTCGGCGTAACTGCTGCTGCCCCTGTTGCTGTTGCTGCTGCACCCGGTGCTGCTGCCGCTGCTGAAGAGGCCGAGGAAAAAACCGAATTTGATGTGATAATGACCAGCTTTGGCGACAAAAAGATCAATGTGATCAAAGAAGTTCGCCAGATTACATCTCTTGGCCTGAAAGAAGCCAAAGAACTGGTCGAAGGTGTTCCCAGCACCATCAAAGAAGCATTGCCAAAAGAAGAAGCTGAAAAGGTAAAGAAACAGCTTGAAGAGGCTGGTGCAACTGTAGAACTGAAATAACAGTCAAGATGGCAGCTATAAAGCCATTAAAAGAAGTACTTACGGGCCATCTTCACATGCTGATGGCTCTTTATTTCTTTTTATGAAATAATATGAGGGAGGATTTCTTTTGAGAAATCTGTCAGGACTTATACAGCGGAAATCTTTCTCCCGCATTTCAAGGGTTTTGGATATCCCCGATCTGCTGAGCATTCAGCTCGATTCATTTAATGAATTTTTGCAGTTGGATAAAAAAACCGAAGAACGGGAGAATATTGGCCTGGAACAGGCCTTCAGAACGATTTTTCCCATTGAGGATTCCCATAATACCTTTGCACTGGATTATGTAAGCTACTCAATAGGGAAACCACGCTATTCCGAAAAAGAATGTCTGGAAAGGGGTATCTCCTATGCTGCCCCCTTAAAGGCAAAATTAATTTTAAAAATCGCCGAAGAAGATGCTGAACCCGGAGTATACTCCGAGAGTATTGAACAGGAAGTTTTTCTGGGCAATATTCCCTTTATGACTAACCGGGGCACTTTCATTATCAACGGAGCTGAACGTGTTATTGTCAGTCAGCTTCAACGCTCTCCCGGTGTTTTCTTTAATGATGCACGCCATCCCAATGGTTCTATCCTCTATAATGCCCGTATTATCCCTTTCAGAGGCTCCTGGGTCGATATAACAACAGATATTTTCGATGCGATTTATGTCACCATTGACAGGCGGAAAAAATTCCCTGTGTCCATACTCCTCCGCGCTGTTGGCTTTGATTCCGATTATGATATACTGAAACAGTTCGACGTGTTGAAAGAAGTTAATGTATCAAATAAAATTATTGGGATGACCCTGGTTCAAAGCATTTTGAATCCCGATACAGGAGAAGTTATCCTGGCGGCCGGAGTCTCTGAAGACGACCGTGTCGTTCTTGAAGCTTCACATGTTAAAATGCTGAAAGAAGCCGGTGTTAAAAAAATTGATGTGGTTGATCCCAATAAGGAAATTGACCTGAAACTTCTGGCCAATTCCATCCGCCGAGAAAAGGATAAAATGGATCCGGAACGACTGACTGAAGGAGGGCCGAATCAGGAAGACGCCCTTTTCTATCTATACCGGAACCTGAGGAACGGAGATCCGCCGAATCTGGAAACCGCCCAGAAATTTGTGGAAAAACTCTTTTTCAGTCCGAAAAAATATGACCTGGGTAAAGTGGGACGCTATCGGATGAACAAAAAGTTCAATATGAATGTCCCCCTTGACAATACAGTCATTACCCCCGATGATTTTATCTACATTGTTCAACACCTGATCAAAATGCGTCGCGGAGATAAGCTTTCTGATGATATCGACCATCTGGGGAACCGGCGTGTGAGAACCGTTGGCGAACAGCTTGCCAACCAGTTTTCCATTGCCTTTACCCGAATGTCACGGACAATCCGGGACCGGATGAATATCCACCGGGCTGAAAACCTGACACCTCAGGAATTGGTGAACAGCCGGATTATCACATCGGTGATTAACACCTTTTTCGGTACTTCTCAAATGTCCCAGTTTATGGACCAGACCAATCCTCTGGCTGAGCTGACACACAAGCGTCGTTTATCTGCTCTGGGGCCGGGAGGGCTGACCCGTGAACGAGCCGGTTTTGAGGTCCGGGACGTGCATTACACTCACTACGGACGCCTGTGTCCCATCGAAACCCCGGAAGGACCTAATATTGGTCTGATTTCTTCACTGGCTTCCTATGCCGTTGTTAACCGCCTGGGCTTTATTGAAACACCCTACCGGAAAACACGTGTCAAGGATGGAAAAGTTTATGTGACAAAAGAAATTGAATATCTGTCTGCTGATGATGAAGACAGAAGTGTGATTGCCCAGGCAAATGCTCTTCTTAATAAGGATAATTCCTTTGCCCTGGACGTGGTAAAGTGCCGGAAAGGTGCCGATTATCCTGCCGTTGCACCGGAAAAAGTGAATTACATGGACGTGGCACCGATTCAGATTGTCAGTGCCGCTGCCAGTTTGATTCCTTTTCTGGAACATGATGACGCCAACCGTGCTCTTATGGGGAGTAATATGCAGCGCCAGTCTGTACCACTGCTCACTCCCAGTACCCCCATTGTGGGAACGGGTATGGAAGGTATTATTGCAGCAGACAGCCGGGCGATTGTTGTGGCGGATACGGATGGTGTTATTGAATATGTGGATGCCAATAAAATTATTCTCAGGCCCCTGGAAGGATTCGATGCTTCCGTATCCCTCGATGAAAATGAGGGTCGTTATGTCTACCATCTGAAAAAATACCAGAGGACCAACCAGGATACGGCGATCAATCAGCGGCCGATTGTCAGGAAAAATCAGGTAGTGAAAAAAGGGCAACCCCTTGCTGACGGTACTTCCACCAATAAAGGAGAACTGGCCCTGGGCCGGAATGTCCTGGTGGCTTTTATGCCCTGGCGCGGCTATAATTTTGAGGATGCCATTGTCCTCAGTGAACGGATGGTGAAAGAGGATATCTTCACATCTGTCCACGTGAAGGAAGTGGAATTGGAAGTCCGGGAAACCAAACGGGGAAGCGAAGAACTGACACGCGAAATCCCCAATGTCTCGGAAGAAGCCACAAAGAATATTGAGGAAAACGGTATTATCCGAGTAGGCGCCCAAGTGAAATCCGGGGATATTCTGATTGGTAAAGTTACTCCCAAGGGAGAAACGGATCCCACACCGGAAGAGAAACTGCTCCGGGCAATCTTCGGTGAAAAAGCCGGGGATGTGAAGGATGCATCCAAACGGGCTGCGCCGGGGACATCCGGTGTGGTCATTGATACCCGTCTCTTTGTCCGTAAAGGGAAAGAATCCCGCAGGGATGAAAAAATAAAAATCGAAAAACTTGATGAAGAATTGAGACGCCGTCTGGCAGCTCTTAAAGGTAAGTTAACCCGGAAGCTCCTGGCACTCCTTGAGGGACATGCCTGCACCGGTATCTACGATAAAGGTGGGAATGCCATTGTGGCTGAAGGCCGCGAATGGAATGCCGATATCTTTGAAAATATGGATTTCCGACGTGTGAATCTGGATAAACCCTGGATCAAGGATGACAAACAATACCAGAAAGTGTTGAGACTGATACGGAATTACCAGGATGTCCAGCAGAATATTCAATACGAAATCGATAATGAAAAGTTCAAGGTTAAAGCCGGTGACGACCTTCAACCGGGTGTGCTCCAGTTGGCCAAGGTTTATATCGCCAGCAAACGGAAAATCCAGGTAGGAGATAAGATGGCCGGCCGGCACGGAAATAAGGGTGTTGTTTCCATTATCGTGCCCGAAGAGGATATGCCCTATCTGCCGGACGGAACCCCTGTGGATATCGTTCTGAATCCCCTGGGTGTGCCTTCTCGTATGAACCTTGGACAGTTGTACGAAACCATGCTGGGCTGGGCCGGCAAAGAACTGGGTATCTATTATGAAACACCGGTTTTTGACGGAGCCCGTTATAGTGATGTGCAGGAAGAATTGAAGAAGGCCGGTTTGCCGGAGAATGGCAAGAGCGAATTGTACGATGGAAGAACCGGTGAAAAAATCTACGATACAGTTGCTGTGGGACAGATTTACATGATGAAGCTGGCTCACATGATTGAAGATAAAATGCATGCAAGATCAACCGGTCCCTATTCATTGATTACGCAGCAGCCATTGGGTGGTAAAGCCCAGTTCGGCGGACAGCGTTTCGGTGAAATGGAAGTCTGGGCCCTTGAAGCATACGGTGCCGCTTATACTTTACAAGAAGTTCTCACCGTTAAATCCGATGATGTGGATGGCAGATCCCGTGTTTATAATGCCATCGTCAAAGGGGAAAACCTCCCCGATTACGGTATGCCGGAATCATTTAACGTGTTGCTGAAAGAACTTCAGGGACTGGGCCTGGAAGTGGATCTGCTGTAAGATCCACTTTTAACAAAGGAGGAATTCACCTTGAGTGTGAAATTCAATGCTTCGCAAGATACAAAAAAGGATTTTAGTAAAATCCGCCTGAGACTCTCCTCTCCCGAGTCTATCCTGAGTAAGTCAAGAGGGGAAATTCTCAAACCCGAAACAATCAATTATCGGTCTTATAAACCGGAAAAAGACGGTCTCTTCTGTGAAAAGATTTTCGGTCCGGTAAAAGATTGGGAATGTCATTGCGGAAAATATAAACGGATCCGGTACAAAGGGATTGTATGTGACCGGTGCGGGGTGGAAGTAACCCGGAAAAAGGTACGCCGTGAACGGATGGGGCACATTACCCTGGCTGTTCCCGTGGCCCATATCTGGTATCTGAAATCCATCCCCTCCAAACTGGCAAATGTGCTTGGGATGTCTGCCAAGAACATTGAACAGGTTATCTATTATGAATCCTACATCGTCATTCAGCCGGGTAAGGCTGTCATTGAGACGGAAAACGGTAAAACCCGTCCCGTCGAACCGATGGAACTGATTGATGAGGATACCTATCTCGATCTTTTGTATAAATATGGTGAGGAAGCCGAAGAAAAGATTCCTGAAGAAGAACTCTTCATTGCGAAAACCGGTGCTGAAGCTCTCTATGATATTCTTGTGGATCTGGACGTTCCCAAGCTGATTCAGACACTGAAAAGTGATTTGAAAAAAAGCACATCCGTCTCTGACCAGACAGACATTGTCAAGCGTCTGAAAATTCTGAAAGCGTTTGAATCGGAAGGTGACGAACCGCCGGTCAACAGGCCGGAATACATGATTTTGAAAGTTCTGCCGGTCATTCCACCTGAACTTCGTCCTCTTGTCCCTCTGGAGGGCGGCCGTTTTGCTGCATCGGATCTGAATGATTTGTACCGAAGGGTTATCATCCGGAATAACCGGCTGAAACAGTTGATTGATATTAAAGCGCCCGATGTGATCCTGAGAAATGAAAAGCGTATGCTTCAGGAAGCGGTGGACAGCTTGTTTGATAACAGCCGCCGGAGAACGGCAGTCCGTTCCGGTACCCGCCGGCCGCTGAAATCCCTCAGCGATATGCTAAATGGAAAAGAAGGCCGTTTCCGTCAGAATCTGTTGGGTAAACGAGTGGATTATTCGGGGCGTTCCGTTATTGTTGTGGGGCCCGAACTGAAAATTCATGAATGTGGTTTGCCCAAACTGATGGCTACAGAACTTTTTAAACCCCATCTGGTGCATGAACTTCTGGTCCGCGGCAAAGCCACGACCCCCAAAACGGCAAAAAGTATGGTGGAACGGCGAAGTCCGGAAGTGATGGAACTTTTGGAATATGTGGTGAAAGATCATCCCGTATTGCTCAACCGTGCACCTACACTGCACCGTCTGGGTATTCAGGCTTTTCAGCCTGTCCTGGTGGATGGGAAGGCCATCCGGGTACATCCCCTGGTCTGTGCCGCATTCAATGCCGACTTCGACGGCGACCAGATGGCCGTCCATGTACCTCTTTCCTTTGAGGCCCAAATTGAATGCCGCATGCTCATGCTGGCAAGTAATAACATTCTTCACCCGGCCCATGGAAATCCCATTTCGGTGCCTTCTCAGGATATGGTTCTCGGGACCTATTATATTACCCGTGCCAAATCCAACCAGCCCGGTGAAGGAATGGTGTTTTCTTCCTATGATGAAGCCTTGCTGGCATTTGACAACAAAAGGGTAACCCTCCATGCTAAGGTTAAACTCCTGAAAGACGGCAAACTGATTGATACGACCGTTGGCCGGATTCAGTTCAATGCCATCATTCCTGAAGGAATGCCCTATTTCAATGAATTGATTACTAAAAAACGCCTGGAATACATTATTGCCGAAGCAAACCGGCGGGTCGGTCTCCATGAAACCGTCCGTTTCCTGGATAAACTGAAAGACCTTGGCTTTGAATTGGCAACCATGTCCGGTGTATCCATTGGTCTGAGCGATGTTCTTATTCCTGATGATAAATTTAAGATTATCAATAAAACACAGACTCAGGTGGATACTATTAACCAAAAGCGGAATAAGGGTGTTCTTACCGAGAATGAACGGTATAACAAGGTTATCGACGCCTGGTCCAGGACGACAGACCTTGTTCAGGCATCCATGAACCGAATCCTCCAGAATGACCGGGAAGGTTTTAATC
This DNA window, taken from Candidatus Neomarinimicrobiota bacterium, encodes the following:
- the rplL gene encoding 50S ribosomal protein L7/L12; the encoded protein is MAEVTRADVLGYLENANMLEISELIKEIEEKFGVTAAAPVAVAAAPGAAAAAEEAEEKTEFDVIMTSFGDKKINVIKEVRQITSLGLKEAKELVEGVPSTIKEALPKEEAEKVKKQLEEAGATVELK
- the rpoB gene encoding DNA-directed RNA polymerase subunit beta yields the protein MSGLIQRKSFSRISRVLDIPDLLSIQLDSFNEFLQLDKKTEERENIGLEQAFRTIFPIEDSHNTFALDYVSYSIGKPRYSEKECLERGISYAAPLKAKLILKIAEEDAEPGVYSESIEQEVFLGNIPFMTNRGTFIINGAERVIVSQLQRSPGVFFNDARHPNGSILYNARIIPFRGSWVDITTDIFDAIYVTIDRRKKFPVSILLRAVGFDSDYDILKQFDVLKEVNVSNKIIGMTLVQSILNPDTGEVILAAGVSEDDRVVLEASHVKMLKEAGVKKIDVVDPNKEIDLKLLANSIRREKDKMDPERLTEGGPNQEDALFYLYRNLRNGDPPNLETAQKFVEKLFFSPKKYDLGKVGRYRMNKKFNMNVPLDNTVITPDDFIYIVQHLIKMRRGDKLSDDIDHLGNRRVRTVGEQLANQFSIAFTRMSRTIRDRMNIHRAENLTPQELVNSRIITSVINTFFGTSQMSQFMDQTNPLAELTHKRRLSALGPGGLTRERAGFEVRDVHYTHYGRLCPIETPEGPNIGLISSLASYAVVNRLGFIETPYRKTRVKDGKVYVTKEIEYLSADDEDRSVIAQANALLNKDNSFALDVVKCRKGADYPAVAPEKVNYMDVAPIQIVSAAASLIPFLEHDDANRALMGSNMQRQSVPLLTPSTPIVGTGMEGIIAADSRAIVVADTDGVIEYVDANKIILRPLEGFDASVSLDENEGRYVYHLKKYQRTNQDTAINQRPIVRKNQVVKKGQPLADGTSTNKGELALGRNVLVAFMPWRGYNFEDAIVLSERMVKEDIFTSVHVKEVELEVRETKRGSEELTREIPNVSEEATKNIEENGIIRVGAQVKSGDILIGKVTPKGETDPTPEEKLLRAIFGEKAGDVKDASKRAAPGTSGVVIDTRLFVRKGKESRRDEKIKIEKLDEELRRRLAALKGKLTRKLLALLEGHACTGIYDKGGNAIVAEGREWNADIFENMDFRRVNLDKPWIKDDKQYQKVLRLIRNYQDVQQNIQYEIDNEKFKVKAGDDLQPGVLQLAKVYIASKRKIQVGDKMAGRHGNKGVVSIIVPEEDMPYLPDGTPVDIVLNPLGVPSRMNLGQLYETMLGWAGKELGIYYETPVFDGARYSDVQEELKKAGLPENGKSELYDGRTGEKIYDTVAVGQIYMMKLAHMIEDKMHARSTGPYSLITQQPLGGKAQFGGQRFGEMEVWALEAYGAAYTLQEVLTVKSDDVDGRSRVYNAIVKGENLPDYGMPESFNVLLKELQGLGLEVDLL